One part of the Anaerolineales bacterium genome encodes these proteins:
- a CDS encoding serine/threonine-protein phosphatase, producing MANFLKKLFSKKKGASAPLPSNAATAPLSEAQLWDLGSGERPGKYIHIIAGSALDQGQRRENNEDSLLCFNGTLGAGDMAIPFGVYVVADGMGGHRSGEIASETAVRALGHYLMQRLYKPLFGPDPQPADESLREIMEGAVSEAHRAVKRAAPGGGCTLTAALVVGTQLVIAHLGDSRAYMVHRDGRMEQLTKDHTLVKRLQEMGQLSEEEAADHPQKSVLYRALGQGDVVQADFFTGSLSPNSFLLLCSDGLWGFVEEDDIQTIINATTSPYLACLHLVEAANAAGGADNIAVVLARLVH from the coding sequence ATGGCCAACTTCCTTAAGAAGCTGTTTTCAAAGAAGAAGGGCGCTTCAGCCCCGTTGCCCAGCAACGCCGCCACCGCGCCGCTGAGCGAAGCCCAACTGTGGGATCTGGGCAGCGGCGAGCGGCCCGGCAAGTACATTCACATCATCGCGGGCAGCGCCCTGGACCAGGGGCAGCGCCGCGAGAACAACGAAGACAGCCTGCTGTGCTTCAACGGCACACTGGGCGCCGGCGACATGGCGATCCCCTTCGGCGTGTATGTCGTGGCCGATGGCATGGGCGGCCACCGCAGCGGCGAGATCGCCAGCGAGACCGCCGTGCGCGCTCTGGGGCACTACCTGATGCAGCGGCTCTACAAGCCGCTCTTCGGGCCTGACCCGCAGCCCGCGGATGAGTCCCTGCGTGAGATCATGGAAGGCGCGGTGAGCGAAGCCCACCGCGCCGTCAAGCGCGCCGCCCCCGGCGGCGGCTGCACCCTCACCGCCGCCCTGGTGGTTGGCACCCAGCTGGTCATCGCCCACCTGGGCGACAGCCGCGCCTACATGGTGCACCGCGACGGGCGCATGGAGCAGCTTACCAAGGACCACACGCTGGTCAAACGCCTGCAGGAAATGGGGCAGCTTAGCGAGGAAGAAGCAGCTGACCATCCGCAAAAATCCGTGCTCTACCGCGCCCTGGGCCAGGGGGATGTTGTCCAGGCAGATTTCTTCACCGGCAGCCTCTCGCCCAACAGCTTTCTGCTGCTGTGCTCGGATGGCTTGTGGGGCTTCGTTGAAGAAGATGACATTCAAACCATCATCAACGCCACCACCAGCCCCTACCTGGCCTGCCTGCATCTGGTAGAAGCAGCCAACGCCGCCGGCGGCGCCGACAACATTGCCGTGGTGCTGGCGCGTCTAGTGCACTAA
- a CDS encoding VWA domain-containing protein — protein sequence MATSYLDNYYARLGIPRDASQDEVQRAYRRAARQFHPDTNKHTGANELFLLVQEAFDTLQDPQLRREYDASLPEDIEAPPALMVNALYSRPQITPDEPGQVIYVLLDLKPSASEEERRLKPPLNVALVLDTSTSMAGARLSQVVKAASQFVSQLSEHDILSVITFNDRAQVVVPAQPGLDIQRLISRLSTLQTSGGTEMYQGLKAGLVEVQRHLRASATNHIVLITDGRTYGDEAACLDLASQAAQQGIPISAIGIGDEWNEEFIDQLVSKSGGSSLYADKSAEIHTLLEKRLNTLSLSYANNVKLSYENGAMSKLNYVFRLSPDLGPVSLQQPIFLGNVPQNDSLSVLLEFEIDSRGAQDGYLTLAEGRLSLDVPTRPIPSNSARFQLTRQISEIIEPEAPPNTLITAIGKLSLYRMQERARHELEHGDSEAAAKRMRMLATRLLSQGQRSLARTVLLAADDLKESEALGAKEGKQIKYGTRALIDDTEGRGKRGSG from the coding sequence ATGGCAACCAGTTATCTGGATAACTACTACGCCCGCCTGGGCATCCCGCGGGATGCCAGCCAGGATGAAGTGCAGCGCGCCTACCGTCGCGCCGCGCGCCAGTTTCACCCGGATACCAACAAGCACACCGGCGCCAACGAGCTCTTCCTGCTGGTACAGGAAGCCTTCGACACCCTGCAAGACCCGCAACTGCGCCGCGAGTATGACGCCAGCCTGCCCGAAGACATTGAAGCGCCCCCCGCCCTGATGGTGAATGCACTGTACAGCCGCCCGCAGATCACACCAGACGAGCCCGGGCAGGTAATCTACGTTCTGCTTGACCTCAAACCCAGCGCCAGCGAGGAAGAGCGGCGGCTCAAGCCGCCGCTCAATGTCGCCCTGGTGCTGGATACGTCCACTTCCATGGCCGGGGCGCGGCTGAGCCAGGTGGTCAAAGCCGCCAGCCAGTTCGTCTCGCAACTCAGCGAGCACGACATTCTTTCGGTCATCACTTTCAATGACCGCGCCCAGGTGGTGGTGCCGGCCCAGCCCGGCCTTGATATCCAGCGCCTTATCTCGCGCCTCAGCACGTTGCAGACCAGCGGCGGCACCGAGATGTACCAAGGGCTCAAGGCCGGCCTGGTGGAAGTGCAGCGCCACCTGCGTGCCAGCGCCACCAACCACATCGTACTGATCACAGACGGCCGCACCTATGGCGACGAAGCCGCCTGCCTAGACCTGGCCAGCCAGGCCGCCCAACAGGGTATCCCGATCAGCGCCATTGGCATTGGCGACGAATGGAACGAAGAGTTCATTGACCAGCTGGTGTCCAAATCCGGCGGCAGCAGCTTGTATGCCGACAAGAGCGCCGAGATTCACACCCTGCTCGAAAAGCGGCTCAATACGCTCAGCCTCAGCTATGCCAACAACGTCAAACTGAGCTACGAAAATGGAGCGATGAGCAAACTGAATTACGTCTTCCGTCTCTCGCCAGACCTCGGCCCGGTTTCGCTTCAACAGCCCATCTTCCTGGGCAATGTGCCGCAGAACGACAGCCTCAGCGTGCTGCTGGAATTCGAGATCGACAGCCGCGGCGCGCAAGACGGCTACCTGACCCTGGCAGAAGGGCGCCTCAGCCTGGACGTGCCCACCCGCCCCATTCCCTCCAACTCGGCCCGCTTCCAGCTCACCCGCCAGATCTCGGAGATCATCGAGCCGGAGGCGCCGCCCAATACGCTCATCACCGCCATCGGCAAGCTCTCGCTGTATCGCATGCAGGAACGCGCCCGCCACGAGCTGGAGCATGGCGACTCTGAAGCCGCGGCCAAGCGCATGCGCATGCTGGCCACGCGGCTGCTCTCGCAGGGGCAGCGCAGCCTGGCGCGCACAGTGCTGCTGGCCGCTGATGACCTAAAGGAGAGCGAAGCGCTGGGTGCGAAAGAGGGAAAACAGATAAAATACGGCACACGCGCCCTGATTGACGACACCGAAGGGCGCGGGAAACGAGGCTCAGGGTGA
- a CDS encoding FHA domain-containing protein, with protein MIVVCSGCGKNQQQEDLFCPDCGAKLIQDEGLRTMPMDSSPGGLTTTRLQTSGTLMRPNGPARLNLHIIRSGQILPLEGPGEFIVGRVSSGQSILPDVDLEPYAAYESGVSRLHARIRIVEDGISITDLGSSNGTRLNNEKLSPHQTYPVSNKDVLRFGRLSIQALTGE; from the coding sequence GTGATCGTCGTTTGCAGCGGTTGCGGCAAGAACCAGCAACAGGAAGATCTCTTCTGCCCGGACTGCGGGGCTAAGCTCATTCAGGATGAGGGTCTGCGCACCATGCCGATGGACAGTTCTCCCGGTGGGCTCACCACCACTCGCCTGCAAACCAGCGGCACGCTGATGCGCCCCAACGGCCCAGCCCGCCTGAACCTGCATATCATTCGCAGCGGGCAAATTTTGCCGCTGGAAGGGCCGGGCGAATTCATCGTCGGCCGGGTCAGCTCGGGCCAGTCCATCCTACCGGATGTGGATTTGGAACCGTACGCGGCCTACGAGTCCGGCGTCTCCCGCTTGCATGCTCGCATCCGCATTGTGGAAGACGGAATCTCCATCACCGATCTGGGCTCATCCAACGGCACCCGCCTCAACAATGAGAAGCTTTCCCCCCACCAGACCTACCCCGTGAGCAACAAGGATGTGCTGCGCTTCGGGCGCTTAAGCATCCAAGCCCTCACCGGCGAATAG
- a CDS encoding response regulator transcription factor: MSEAPLTNKRILVVDDEERIVRFIRLNLEQDGFQVEEAFSGKKALDKLRQSLPDLIVLDVMLPDIDGFEVLRLIRENNDVPVIMLTAKSEEDDRVRGLELGADDYVTKPFSPRELVSRVRAVLRRTESQRGSEGIIQVDDRLKLDFDRREVWVDGKLVRLRPTEYRLLYHLVQNAGWVVTHDQILAKVWGYEYRDEPHYVRLYVNYLREKLEKDPANPKYILTERGVGYRFVDFKRENEQAKEAPKEAKKSKK, translated from the coding sequence ATGAGTGAAGCTCCCCTGACTAACAAACGCATCCTGGTGGTGGATGACGAAGAGCGCATCGTGCGCTTCATCCGCCTCAACCTGGAGCAGGACGGCTTCCAGGTTGAGGAAGCCTTCTCCGGCAAGAAGGCGCTCGACAAGCTACGCCAAAGCCTGCCCGATCTCATCGTGCTGGATGTGATGCTGCCGGATATTGACGGCTTTGAAGTGTTGCGCCTGATCCGCGAGAATAATGATGTGCCCGTGATCATGCTCACCGCCAAGTCAGAGGAAGATGACCGCGTGCGCGGCCTGGAGCTTGGCGCCGATGACTACGTCACCAAGCCGTTCAGCCCGCGCGAGCTGGTGAGCCGGGTGCGCGCCGTGCTACGCCGCACCGAATCCCAGCGCGGCAGCGAGGGCATCATCCAGGTGGATGACCGCCTCAAGCTGGATTTTGACCGCCGCGAAGTATGGGTGGACGGCAAGCTGGTGAGGCTGCGCCCCACCGAGTACCGCCTGCTCTACCACCTGGTGCAGAATGCCGGCTGGGTAGTAACCCATGACCAGATCCTGGCCAAAGTATGGGGCTACGAGTACCGCGACGAGCCGCATTACGTGCGTCTGTATGTCAATTACCTGCGCGAAAAGCTGGAGAAAGACCCGGCCAACCCCAAATACATCCTGACCGAGCGCGGTGTGGGTTATCGCTTTGTAGACTTCAAGCGAGAGAACGAGCAGGCGAAAGAAGCCCCCAAAGAAGCAAAAAAGAGCAAGAAGTAA
- a CDS encoding DUF971 domain-containing protein, whose product MTEITPRSMTANRSEARLTIEWSNGRVASYPFELLRNACPCAQCRGGHENMKPEPDPGVFIIPLMSANATRLVGIEAVGNYAINVEWEDGHKYGIYNWYYLLALADEMDKHAQKGA is encoded by the coding sequence ATGACTGAGATCACCCCCAGATCCATGACCGCCAACCGCTCCGAAGCGCGGCTGACCATCGAGTGGAGCAATGGCCGCGTGGCCAGCTACCCGTTCGAGCTGCTGCGCAACGCCTGCCCCTGCGCCCAGTGCCGCGGCGGCCACGAGAACATGAAGCCAGAGCCAGACCCCGGCGTCTTCATCATCCCGCTGATGAGCGCGAATGCCACACGCCTGGTGGGCATCGAGGCCGTCGGCAACTATGCCATTAACGTAGAGTGGGAGGATGGCCACAAGTACGGTATCTACAACTGGTATTACCTGCTGGCCCTGGCCGATGAGATGGATAAGCACGCCCAGAAAGGCGCATAG
- a CDS encoding formylglycine-generating enzyme family protein codes for MQFKKWVVIASTCILLGFLPSCRSYVRLNPRTEQLEVYIPAGEFTYGQAPENTPGSVFALQMARAELPGYWISRTQVTNAQYRKCVTAGACNYPIGPELNPYYYLPEYANHPVVYITWYQAQDFCMWAGGRLPHELEWEKAARGENANSFPWGEEDNIPVRAQVGRDLFQDSTVAVGSFSQGHSPYDVLDMGGNVREWIDDWFDEGHVVLRGAAWYDPPVYSLTYTRLSHEPGSGGHGRGFRCVSDGFLLTSWGQ; via the coding sequence ATGCAATTCAAGAAATGGGTAGTGATTGCGTCAACCTGCATTCTGCTGGGCTTTTTGCCATCCTGCCGTTCATATGTACGGCTAAATCCTCGCACCGAACAACTGGAAGTCTATATCCCCGCAGGCGAGTTCACTTATGGGCAGGCGCCCGAGAATACGCCAGGCAGCGTGTTTGCCTTGCAGATGGCGCGGGCTGAGTTGCCGGGTTACTGGATCTCGCGCACACAGGTGACCAATGCACAATATCGCAAATGCGTGACGGCTGGCGCATGCAACTATCCCATCGGGCCGGAGCTAAACCCGTACTACTACCTGCCCGAGTATGCCAACCACCCCGTGGTGTATATCACTTGGTATCAGGCCCAGGACTTCTGCATGTGGGCCGGAGGGCGCCTGCCGCATGAGCTGGAATGGGAGAAAGCCGCCCGCGGCGAGAATGCGAATAGCTTCCCATGGGGCGAAGAAGACAATATCCCCGTACGGGCTCAAGTGGGGCGTGACCTTTTTCAGGATAGCACCGTTGCCGTCGGCTCCTTTTCGCAAGGACATAGCCCCTATGATGTGCTGGATATGGGCGGCAATGTTCGGGAGTGGATCGACGATTGGTTTGATGAGGGGCATGTTGTCCTGCGCGGAGCGGCCTGGTATGACCCCCCGGTATACAGTCTGACGTATACACGTCTGTCGCACGAGCCGGGCTCGGGCGGGCATGGCCGCGGTTTCCGCTGCGTGTCTGATGGTTTCCTGCTGACCAGCTGGGGCCAATAA
- a CDS encoding serine/threonine protein kinase, with protein sequence MSEKLLLNKRYQLQDFLEKGGMATVYRGRDLMLERDVAIKVLREDYSKDAGFRERFRQEAKAAANLSHSNIVTVYDFGYDEERLFIVMEYIPGTDLNTLIKQKRVYSLEEGIPIVIQACKGLGYAHRAGLVHCDIKPHNFLVTPDGRVKVTDFGIARALASINPREEQEVVWGSPQYFSPEQAAGSAPSPASDVYSMGVIMYLMFTGQLPFTSKTPAELSQQHRTEQPVPPNQLNPNIPPALNEIMLKVLSKEPSARYRAADQLGRVLLTFAAPQVAAERAQDAATMGPMATADLNGEPAEQGKTDWVAVALGLLAALAVGGLLPFWMWVYLVHNPPIQ encoded by the coding sequence ATGTCAGAGAAACTACTGCTCAACAAGCGTTACCAGCTCCAGGACTTCCTGGAAAAGGGCGGCATGGCCACTGTATACCGTGGGCGTGACCTGATGCTGGAGCGCGATGTAGCCATCAAGGTGCTGCGCGAAGACTACTCCAAGGACGCCGGCTTTCGTGAGCGCTTCCGGCAGGAGGCCAAGGCGGCCGCCAACCTGAGCCACAGCAATATCGTCACCGTGTACGACTTTGGCTATGACGAGGAGCGCTTGTTCATCGTCATGGAGTACATCCCCGGCACGGACCTGAACACGCTCATCAAGCAAAAGCGCGTGTACTCGCTGGAGGAGGGTATCCCCATCGTCATCCAGGCCTGCAAAGGACTGGGCTACGCCCACCGTGCCGGCCTGGTGCACTGTGACATCAAGCCCCACAACTTCCTGGTGACGCCGGATGGCCGCGTCAAGGTGACCGATTTCGGCATCGCCCGCGCCCTGGCCTCGATCAACCCGCGTGAGGAGCAGGAGGTCGTGTGGGGTTCGCCGCAATATTTCTCGCCGGAGCAGGCAGCCGGCAGCGCCCCCTCCCCCGCCTCGGATGTATACAGCATGGGCGTGATCATGTATCTGATGTTCACCGGCCAGCTGCCATTTACAAGCAAAACCCCGGCCGAGCTGAGCCAGCAGCACCGCACCGAGCAGCCTGTGCCGCCCAACCAGCTGAACCCCAACATCCCGCCGGCGCTCAACGAGATCATGCTCAAGGTGCTCTCCAAAGAGCCCTCCGCCCGCTACCGGGCGGCTGACCAGCTGGGCCGCGTGCTGCTGACCTTCGCCGCGCCGCAGGTAGCTGCGGAGCGGGCGCAGGATGCGGCCACCATGGGCCCGATGGCAACCGCTGACCTGAACGGCGAGCCCGCCGAACAGGGCAAGACCGACTGGGTGGCGGTGGCGCTGGGTTTGCTGGCGGCGCTGGCAGTTGGCGGCCTGCTGCCGTTCTGGATGTGGGTGTATCTGGTGCACAACCCGCCGATCCAATAA
- the rpe gene encoding ribulose-phosphate 3-epimerase, translating to MASKPIIAPSILSADFGYLAEQIAEAEQAGADWLHIDVMDGHFVPPITMGQLVTRVCRQHSQLPLDVHLMVQNPDGMLASFAEAGADHIHIHVEASSDPTASLAAIRALGCKAGLALNPPTPVERVLPYLEQADIILVMSVNPGRSGQAFMPESLEKVRQLQAAIAERGLGTLIELDGGIDASTLPAAHSAGGQAFVAGHAIFDHPQGIAAGVNALRNAALVAQH from the coding sequence ATGGCGTCCAAGCCAATCATCGCTCCATCCATACTCAGTGCAGATTTTGGCTATTTAGCCGAGCAAATTGCCGAAGCCGAGCAGGCCGGGGCGGATTGGCTGCATATTGACGTGATGGATGGGCACTTCGTGCCGCCCATCACCATGGGCCAGCTGGTGACGCGGGTGTGCCGCCAGCACAGCCAGCTGCCGCTGGATGTGCACCTGATGGTGCAAAACCCCGACGGCATGCTGGCCTCGTTTGCCGAAGCCGGTGCCGACCACATCCACATCCATGTCGAAGCAAGCTCCGACCCGACCGCCAGCCTGGCGGCAATCCGCGCCCTGGGTTGCAAAGCCGGCCTGGCGCTTAACCCGCCCACGCCGGTCGAGCGCGTGCTGCCCTATCTTGAGCAGGCTGACATCATCCTGGTGATGAGCGTCAACCCGGGCCGCTCCGGCCAGGCGTTCATGCCCGAGAGCCTGGAGAAAGTGCGCCAGCTGCAGGCGGCGATCGCCGAGCGCGGGCTGGGCACGCTGATCGAGCTGGACGGCGGCATCGACGCCAGCACGCTGCCGGCCGCCCACAGCGCCGGCGGCCAGGCCTTCGTGGCCGGGCATGCCATCTTTGACCATCCCCAGGGGATTGCGGCGGGCGTCAACGCCCTGCGCAATGCCGCCC